In the Pelorhabdus rhamnosifermentans genome, AATATATTATATTAGTGATATTGTATAACATTATATGTTATGGTGTAGTTGTTGCTTAAAAATAACCGATTTTCTACGAAAATGACGTATTTGAATAATTGAATAATAACATACCTATAATTTATAATTATAGTATGTTGGTAAATTGATTTTGTAATACATAATGTTGAATTATCATAGTTGATGTTAAAAATAGGGTAATTGATTGGTATTCAAGATTTATCGTTGGCTGATCTATCAGTAACACGCTTCAATCTGACTTCGTCACTCGAATAGTAGAAACTGCCATAAAGGCTTATGGTAAGCCTGAAATCATCAACAGTGAGAGAGGGCCCCCTGATTCGGACTATTTTTCCGACAATAAGGCGGCTGTTTAATAACCATAAAATCGAAGAAGGACTTATTTTAGAAAACTTAACTTCGCGTCTTGACAAGCGCGGACAACTGGAAAATAGATCAGTAGGCTGACTGAAGAACAGAAGCCGACACAACTAATAGGTTGTGTCGGCTTTTTATATGGGTCACTTCATGAAAAGGAGTATAAGATTCCGTAACGGCAGAACTGTTACCATCCGCAAAGTAAATATTTTTTTTAACAGCGATAAGAAATATTTATAAATGGGGTAGAGAGGAATAAGTATAGTTCCCTCCCCATTGGATCATATTTTTGCATTTTCACTGCCGCCTTATACTTTTATAGGTAATTGTACACTTAAGGGATGTTCTAATTTTATGGGATCATTATAGTTTTTATGCTCGACAACTTTCTTTAAAGATTCAATATCAGCCTTGCGATTGTCAAATGAATTTAAACGGAGGAAACTATGAGTAATGAAATAAATTCAAAAACATATTACTGGTCACCTTCTGTCCATTGGAACATAATCAATAATGAACTTAAAATTGAAACACTTGTATATCCGCAAGAGTATATAAGCTTTTTCCCAAAACTTTACTTTTATACACAACGTGGCTGTACATTAGATGATTTAATTAATAAATTCCCGGAAAATATAACAAATAAATTAAAAAATTTTCTAAGAGATTTAATAAGAAAAAAAATTTTGGTTTGCTCTTTGTTAACGCCGCAGGAATTGTATTATCCGCAAAATCGTTTATTTAAAAATAAATATAACAATAATATATTATTTGATCCCGCAGAATACGAAAAATTCAAAAATATACAATTAAATAGAAACCTTGGACAATCAATAAAGACCAAGATACAACTAAATAATAAAGAATTGCCTAAGGTTATACGTAATCGAAGAACGTATAGAATTTTTGATGAAAAAGTTCTGTTGTTCAAAGATTTTGGGAACTTGTTATCAATATTTAAACAAAATAGAGTCGGTAGTAATATAACTTATTTTTATGCAAGTGCGGGTGGTCTATATCCAATGGATATTTATATTTATGTTAAACATAATCGGATTGAAAGATTGAAACAAGGATTTTATTACTATAACCCGGTCAAAAATGCCCTCTATCTAATAAATGATAAAGGAATTATTTCCGAAAATGCACATTATCGTAATAATAAAAAGATATTTAAATCTTCCGCTTTTTCCCTTTTTTTTATTTATAATGCGGAAGTAACTATGCCTAAATATCTGGGAATGGGGTA is a window encoding:
- a CDS encoding SagB/ThcOx family dehydrogenase, encoding MSNEINSKTYYWSPSVHWNIINNELKIETLVYPQEYISFFPKLYFYTQRGCTLDDLINKFPENITNKLKNFLRDLIRKKILVCSLLTPQELYYPQNRLFKNKYNNNILFDPAEYEKFKNIQLNRNLGQSIKTKIQLNNKELPKVIRNRRTYRIFDEKVLLFKDFGNLLSIFKQNRVGSNITYFYASAGGLYPMDIYIYVKHNRIERLKQGFYYYNPVKNALYLINDKGIISENAHYRNNKKIFKSSAFSLFFIYNAEVTMPKYLGMGYFFASIDTGVMVATLTQVAEMYNIGLCSIGDMNFSKIEEYFNLNENQLFIHAVECGLKPTESIN